The sequence GCTTGCCGTGGTCAGGGAGCAGTTCGCCACCTGGCCGCAGCTCGTCGCCGCCTACGCCGCACCGGGCGTCCCTCCTCTGGAGAAGCTGGTCGCCCTCAGCTTCGGTGTCGCGCAGTCGCTCAGCGAGGACGTCCTGGCGCGGGCCGGCGCGCGGTTGTGGGCCGAGCGCCGCGCCATCGAGGCCCCCGTGCCCACGCCCTTCGGCGCCTGGGCCCTCGCCGCCACCCGGCTCCTCGCGCAGGCCCGTACGCGAGGCGAACTCGCCGAGGGCATCGAGCCGTCGGCGGCTGCCGTGACACTCGTATGCGGGTTCTACGGGCACTGCACCCTGACCGATGAGATGCCGGGCAGGTGGGACTGGCGCGAACGGCTCGACCAGTGGTGGCAGTTGGTCCTCGCGTCCTTGCAGGCGCATCCCGATCCGGCGGCCCTGCTCACCCGGGCACGGGCCCGGATTCCCGCGCAGACGAGTGCCCGGGACCGGAGCAGGGCGGCGGACCCCTCACCGAAATCGGCCGCGTCCGCCGCCACCTGAACCACCCGCCACCGGGCCGGCCCGCAGGGCGCAGTCAGCAGCCGCGCCGACCCCCGGACCCTGCCGTACAGCCGTCCGGCCTCGCGCCCCGGACCGCCATCCGCGTGACGCGCATCACGCACTCGGACATCTTGACGCCCCATCCTCAAACCGGTTTGGTTGACCTCGTTCGAGAAGTCAAACCGGTTTGAAGGCGGGCCGTCACCGGTCCACCGGCAGGAAAGTTCAGGCGCCATGGCACGCAAACCCACCATCGCGGACGTAGCCCGTCGGGCAGGCGTCTCACGTGCCACCGTCTCCTTCGCCCTGAACGACCGGCCCGGTGTCGCCGAGGAGACGAAGCGGCGTATCCTCGCCGCCACCCAGGAGCTCGGCTGGACCCCCAGCCGTAAGGCCAGGGCGCTCTCACTCGGCAAGGCCGGCGCGTTCGGTCTCGTTCTGGCGCGCGATCCGGAGCAGATCGGGGCCGACCCCTTCTTCCCCGCGTTCATCGCCGGCGTCGAGGCCGTCATCGGCCGGCGGGGCGACGGGCTCATGGTCCATGTGACCACTCCCGGACAGGAGCAGGGCGTCTACCGGCGGCTGGCCGCGGAGCAGCAGGTGGACGGGGTCCTCCTGACCGACCTGCGCCGCGACGATCCGCGCCCCGCCCTTCTGCGGGAGCTCGGTCTGCCCGCCGTCGTGGTCGGCCAGCCGGAGTGGGGCGGCGGACTGGCCGCGGTGAGTCTGGACGACGAGCCGGCCTACACGGCCGCCGTCCGGCATCTCGCGGAGCTGGGTCACCGGCACATCGCCCACGTCGAGGGGCCGCAGGAATTCCTGCACGCCCACCGGCGCCGGACCGCCTGGGAGCAGACCCTGCGCGAACTCGGCCTGCCCGAGGCGCCGGTGCTGCCCGGAGGGTTCACCCCCGAGGGCGGCGCACAGGCCACCAGACAGCTGCTGACGTCCGCCGAGCCGCCGACCGCGATCGTCTACGGCAACGACCTCGCCGCCATGGCGGGGCTCTCGGTCGCCCAGGAGCTGGGTGTCCGGGTTCCCGGTCAGCTGTCGCTGGTCGGCTACGACGACGCACCCCTGACCCGGTACAGCTACCCGCCGCTCGCCTCCGCGCGTGCCGACGCGCGGGGCTGGGGGGAGGCCGCGGCCCGCACCCTGGACGCGGTCGTCGCCGAGGGCGTCGCCGATCATGTGCGGCTGCCACCGGCCCAGTTCGTGCCCCGCGCTTCGATGGGGCCCGCTCCCCGCCGCTGACGCGCCGGGCAAACGTACCGGTCGTGCCGGCGACGGCCGGGAATTCCGTGTGGCGACGAGGCCACGCGTGAACAGTTCGGAGATCAATCATGCTGAGGAGAACGGCGTACGCGCTGCTCGTGCTCGCTCTGGCGGGCACGGCGACGGCCTGCGGCCGGTCGGCTCCCGATCCGGCCACCGCCGCCGAGGCGCGCGGCCCGATCACGGTCTGGCTTTCCAACAACGCGCAGGAAGTGCAGTGGGGCAAGGCGATGGTCTCCGCGTGGAACGCGGGCCATCCCGGCCAGCACGTCACGGCGCAGCAGATCCCGGCGGGCAAGACCTCCGAGGAGGCCATCAGCGCCTCGATCATCGCGGGGACGACAGCCTGTCTCGCCTTCAACACCTCGCCCGCGGCGGTGCCGACGTTCCAGAAGCAGAACGGGCTCGTCTCCCTCAGTGACTTCCCGGACGGCGAGAAGTACATCACCGAGCGCGGCGGCGGCCTCACCGGCCAGTACCGCTCCCCCGACGGCGCGTTCTACCAGCTGCCGTGGAAGAGCAACCCGGTCATGATCCTCTACAACAAGAAGCTGTTCGCGAAAGCCGGCCTCGATCCCGAGCACCCGAAGCTCGCCACCTACAAGGACTTCCTCGAAACGTCCCGCACGCTCGTGCGCAGCGGTGCCGCGAAGGCGGCGATCTGGCCCTCACCGAGCAGCGACTTCTTCCAGCCCTGGTACGACTTCTATCCGGCGTTCGCCGCGCAGAGCGGGGGCAAGCAGCTGATCGAGGACGGCAAGCCGCAGTTCGACTCGGCGGCGGGCCACCGGGTCGCGGAGTTCTGGCGGACGCTGTACGCGCAGAAGCTGGCACCGCAGGAGGCGTATCCGGGCGACTCGCTCAACGACGGCAAGGCCGCCATGGCGACGGTCGGGCC comes from Streptomyces sp. Mut1 and encodes:
- a CDS encoding ScbR family autoregulator-binding transcription factor, with the translated sequence MQDRARATRKLLLESAAHLFVERGYTGTSVNDISDHSGKTSGAIYFHYSSKEKLALAVVREQFATWPQLVAAYAAPGVPPLEKLVALSFGVAQSLSEDVLARAGARLWAERRAIEAPVPTPFGAWALAATRLLAQARTRGELAEGIEPSAAAVTLVCGFYGHCTLTDEMPGRWDWRERLDQWWQLVLASLQAHPDPAALLTRARARIPAQTSARDRSRAADPSPKSAASAAT
- a CDS encoding LacI family DNA-binding transcriptional regulator produces the protein MARKPTIADVARRAGVSRATVSFALNDRPGVAEETKRRILAATQELGWTPSRKARALSLGKAGAFGLVLARDPEQIGADPFFPAFIAGVEAVIGRRGDGLMVHVTTPGQEQGVYRRLAAEQQVDGVLLTDLRRDDPRPALLRELGLPAVVVGQPEWGGGLAAVSLDDEPAYTAAVRHLAELGHRHIAHVEGPQEFLHAHRRRTAWEQTLRELGLPEAPVLPGGFTPEGGAQATRQLLTSAEPPTAIVYGNDLAAMAGLSVAQELGVRVPGQLSLVGYDDAPLTRYSYPPLASARADARGWGEAAARTLDAVVAEGVADHVRLPPAQFVPRASMGPAPRR
- a CDS encoding extracellular solute-binding protein, which codes for MLRRTAYALLVLALAGTATACGRSAPDPATAAEARGPITVWLSNNAQEVQWGKAMVSAWNAGHPGQHVTAQQIPAGKTSEEAISASIIAGTTACLAFNTSPAAVPTFQKQNGLVSLSDFPDGEKYITERGGGLTGQYRSPDGAFYQLPWKSNPVMILYNKKLFAKAGLDPEHPKLATYKDFLETSRTLVRSGAAKAAIWPSPSSDFFQPWYDFYPAFAAQSGGKQLIEDGKPQFDSAAGHRVAEFWRTLYAQKLAPQEAYPGDSLNDGKAAMATVGPWAVAAYKDSVDIGVVPVPTADGASGTYSFSDEKSAAMFSSCENRATAWDVLKFATSTAQDGKFLEATGQMPMREDLTSEYAGYFEANPTYRAFADQAQRVVEVPNVPGSIDIWQAFRDEWTKSVVFGRESTRTGLRNASSEITELLNEYGDPS